A section of the Branchiostoma lanceolatum isolate klBraLanc5 chromosome 19, klBraLanc5.hap2, whole genome shotgun sequence genome encodes:
- the LOC136425433 gene encoding synaptic vesicle glycoprotein 2C-like isoform X2, whose protein sequence is MKTQQRGHKGYQPVGGGGNVVVVFSGQDSVQRRQEGATYEEAIAATGYGRFQYFLLFACGWANASDAIEILCVSFLLPSATCDLKLTTSDKGWLSGVIFAGMMIGGYVWGALADVQGRRKVLMLSLLVNGLFGLASSMANSFLLFLFFRFLSGVGVGGSIPVVFAYYCEFQPKSKRGTMLSVLAASWMFGNIIAAGLAWLVIPRTYLQFSMGAMTYDSWRVFVALCTIPSLTAALLLTCMPESPKFLMEMGREKEALRVLSHVHKMNTANGKTPRQYSIRQLEVTTKKDDDKARHPRGKNAWRVRCAEIGTTFRVIGSQTVELMKPPLTSRTVVMLVIFFSVCFGYYGLWLWLPELFKRIDLYGGSPCLKSPAGINGSIPVTPANESCIPSEDVYFEGFLTAISNLPGNIFATVLMHKLGAKILLSGSLVFSGVSVFFFWFVSSKTQSLIASCAFGGISVIAFNSLDVLGAELYPTHLRSTAMGIQTGMGRIAAILGNVVFGLLVDTHCAIPLLMVAGLLVIGGLAAIKLPNTKGMELH, encoded by the exons ATGAAGACCCAACAGAGAGGACATAAGGGGTACCAGCCAGTAGGAGGAGGtggaaatgttgttgttgttttctcaggACAAGACTCAGTGCAGAGAAGACAGGAGGGCGCTACATATGAGGAGGCTATAGCAGCAACAG GCTATGGGAGGTTCCAGTACTTCTTGCTGTTTGCGTGTGGTTGGGCCAATGCCAGCGATGCCATCGAGATCCTCTGTGTTTCGTTCCTACTTCCCTCTGCGACCTGTGACCTCAAACTCACCACATCAGACAAGGGCTGGCTCAGCGGAGTCATCTTTGCAG GCATGATGATTggaggctatgtatggggggcTCTCGCTGATGTACAGGGCAGGAGAAAAGTGCTGATGCTGTCCCTCCTTGTGAATGGACTGTTTGGGCTGGCCTCCAGCATGGCCAACTCCTTCCTACTGTTCCTCTTCTTCAGATTCCTCAGTGGGGTTGG CGTTGGCGGCTCCATCCCTGTGGTGTTTGCGTACTACTGTGAGTTCCAGCCCAAGTCCAAGCGCGGCACCATGCTCAGCGTCCTCGCCGCCTCCTGGATGTTCGGCAACATCATCGCTGCCGGGCTGGCCTGGTTGGTCATTCCCAG GACATATCTGCAGTTCAGCATGGGGGCCATGACGTACGACAGTTGGCGCGTGTTCGTGGCGCTGTGCACCATCCCCAGCCTCACCGCCGCGCTCCTGCTCACCTGCATGCCCGAGAGCCCCAAGTTCCTCATGgag ATGGGGAGAGAGAAAGAAGCCTTGCGAGTGTTGTCACATGTTCACAAGATGAACACTGCCAATGGGAAAACTCCTAGGCAATACTCG ATAAGGCAACTGGAAGTGACCACGAAAAAAGATGACGACAAGGCCCGTCACCCTCGTGGAAAAAATGCCTGGCGAGTGAGATGTGCAGAGATCGGGACCACGTTCCGAGTAATTGGGAGCCAGACCGTGGAACTGATGAAACCTCCGCTGACGTCGCGGACCGTAGTGATGCTGGTCATCTTTTTCAGCGTCTGTTTTGG GTACTACGGCTTGTGGTTGTGGCTGCCAGAACTGTTCAAGCGAATAGACCTGTACGGGGGGTCGCCCTGTCTGAAGTCGCCTGCGGGCATAAACGGCTCCATTCCAGTAACTCCTGCCAACGAGTCCTGCATACCATCGGAAGACGTGTATTTCGAGGGATTTCTTACCGCTATATCAAATCTACCGGGAAACATCTTTGCAACAGTTCTCATGCACAAACTTGGAGCAAAGATCCTACTCA gtgGAAGTTTAGTCTTCTCAGGTGTCAGTGTGTTTTTCTTCTGGTTTGTGAGTAGCAAGACTCAGAGTCTCATCGCCTCCTGTGCCTTCGGCGGCATTTCTGTCATCGCCTTTAACAGCTTGGACGTTCTGGGCGCCGAGCTGTACCCTACACATCTCAG GTCCACTGCTATGGGTATCCAGACTGGTATGGGGAGGATAGCGGCCATTCTGGGGAACGTGGTGTTCGGTTTACTCGTGGACACGCACTGCGCCATCCCGCTGCTAATGGTAGCCGGGCTTCTCGTCATCGGAGGGCTCGCAGCGATCAAACTCCCCAACACCAAGGGCATGGAGCTGCACTGA
- the LOC136426023 gene encoding zinc finger protein OZF-like: protein MASNKNMKATKCRADESKLLPRRPFSKYTKSTPTAEKPHRCSICDYAAAKKGSLNRHMVVHSSERPYKCDECTYSTARRYDLKRHMVSHTGERHRPFKCEYCGRRFAHKFELTQHIRTHTGEKPYVCGECGFRTARRSVLCQHMQTHTGERPFMCKECGYRAARKSTLELHIKTHLGDKPFLCDHCGFTAVRKSSLENHMMTHTGEKPFKCTVCGYQTTCKRYLADHIRTHTGEKRHHCEECGYRTMRKEAMVAHMRKHTGEKPYHCNVCDYRTAQYGQLQRHKKTHTEKKPFHCLLCNYKARRKEHLDRHMKIHSSAPVINP, encoded by the exons ATGGCTTCAAATAAG AATATGAAAGCAACGAAATGTAGAGCTGATGAGAGTAAGCTACTTCCTCGGCGTCCATTCTCTAAATACACGAAGTCAACACCTACTGCAGAGAAACCACATCGGTGCTCCATCTGTGACTATGCAGCAGCAAAAAAGGGCTCCTTGAACCGACACATGGTCGTCCACAGTTCTGAAAGACCGTACAAGTGCGACGAGTGTACGTACTCGACGGCTAGAAGGTATGATCTGAAGAGGCACATGGTCTCCCACACCGGCGAACGGCACCGGCCGTTTAAGTGTGAGTACTGCGGCCGCAGATTTGCCCACAAATTCGAACTTACCCAACACATACGGAcccacacgggtgagaaaccttacgtcTGCGGCGAGTGCGGTTTTAGAACGGCTCGTAGGTCTGTGTTGTGCcaacacatgcagactcacacaggggaaagACCCTTCATGTGCAAGGAGTGTGGCTACAGAGCGGCCCGAAAGTCAACCCTCGAACTTCACATTAAAACTCACTTAGGTGACAAACCGTTTCTATGTGACCACTGCGGATTCACTGCAGTTCGGAAGTCTAGTCTAGAGAACCACATGatgactcacacaggggagaaacccttcaaaTGCACAGTTTGTGGATACCAAACGACTTGTAAGCGTTACCTGGCAGACCACATCCGgacccatactggtgagaagCGGCATCACTGTgaagagtgcgggtacaggacgaTGCGTAAGGAGGCAATGGTCGCGCACATGCGCAAGCACACCGGCGAGAAACCTTATCACTGTAACGTATGTGACTACAGGACCGCACAATACGGACAACTGCAGAGACACAAGAAGACTCACACGGAGAAGAAGCCGTTCCACTGTCTTCTTTGCAACTACAAAGCTAGGAGAAAGGAACACTTGGACAGACATATGAAGATTCACTCTTCAGCCCCTGTGATAAATCCATGA
- the LOC136425294 gene encoding peroxisomal membrane protein 11C-like isoform X1: MNTAVQLLETYRGRDKVIRTCGYTIQLIAGLLPKEHQAFSDVLVSTASTLSGSRVVLRLCDDIPMLAYNLGYGLGAHEKDHFIRWVDVTKNMVDQIYGPIEHVMWATERQLLPGTYTARLKEWCTKIWAISLTLNILRSLRALIILRLKKQRLAREQQTEKDDITDVKESMKALRLQEFNVVLTLVGSASDLVNAINWMPPGFLWAGKNSLAFTGVMGMISSSIGLYRVYAAKIKQA; encoded by the exons ATGAACACCGCTGTGCAACTACTGGAGACGTACAGGGGGCGAGACAAAGTGATCAGGACTTGCGGCTACACTATTCAACTGATCGCGGGCCTCCTGCCCAAGGAGCACCAAGCTTTTTCCGACGTCTTAGTCAGCACCGCCTCGACACTTAGCGGCTCTAGAGTCGTCTTGAGACTTTGCGATGACATCCCAATGCTTGCGTACAACTTGGGATACGGCCTGGGTGCACAT GAGAAGGACCACTTCATCCGATGGGTGGACGTCACAAAAAACATGGTGGACCAGATATACGGTCCCATCGAGCACGTGATGTGGGCCACGGAACGACAGCTCCTCCCCGGGACGTACACGGCGCGTCTGAAAGAGTGGTGTACCAAGATCTGGGCAATTTCTTTAACCTTAAACATTCTGAG GTCTCTCCGAGCTTTGATTATACTCAGACTGAAGAAACAGAGGCTGGCAAGGGAGCAACAAACAGAAAAAGA TGACATAACTGATGTGAAAGAGTCCATGAAGGCCCTGAGGTTGCAGGAGTTTAACGTCGTGCTGACGCTAGTCGGGAGCGCGTCGGACCTGGTCAACGCGATCAACTGGATGCCGCCTGGATTTCTGTGGGCGGGAAAAAACTCGCTGGCGTTTACTGGAGTCATGGGCATGATCTCTTCTTCCATTGGTTTATACCGTGTTTATGCGGCGAAAATCAAGCAAGCGTAA
- the LOC136425433 gene encoding synaptic vesicle glycoprotein 2C-like isoform X1: MADVEPERERLLDEEDATGTIFPGENSGQDSVQRRQEGATYEEAIAATGYGRFQYFLLFACGWANASDAIEILCVSFLLPSATCDLKLTTSDKGWLSGVIFAGMMIGGYVWGALADVQGRRKVLMLSLLVNGLFGLASSMANSFLLFLFFRFLSGVGVGGSIPVVFAYYCEFQPKSKRGTMLSVLAASWMFGNIIAAGLAWLVIPRTYLQFSMGAMTYDSWRVFVALCTIPSLTAALLLTCMPESPKFLMEMGREKEALRVLSHVHKMNTANGKTPRQYSIRQLEVTTKKDDDKARHPRGKNAWRVRCAEIGTTFRVIGSQTVELMKPPLTSRTVVMLVIFFSVCFGYYGLWLWLPELFKRIDLYGGSPCLKSPAGINGSIPVTPANESCIPSEDVYFEGFLTAISNLPGNIFATVLMHKLGAKILLSGSLVFSGVSVFFFWFVSSKTQSLIASCAFGGISVIAFNSLDVLGAELYPTHLRSTAMGIQTGMGRIAAILGNVVFGLLVDTHCAIPLLMVAGLLVIGGLAAIKLPNTKGMELH; this comes from the exons gACAAGACTCAGTGCAGAGAAGACAGGAGGGCGCTACATATGAGGAGGCTATAGCAGCAACAG GCTATGGGAGGTTCCAGTACTTCTTGCTGTTTGCGTGTGGTTGGGCCAATGCCAGCGATGCCATCGAGATCCTCTGTGTTTCGTTCCTACTTCCCTCTGCGACCTGTGACCTCAAACTCACCACATCAGACAAGGGCTGGCTCAGCGGAGTCATCTTTGCAG GCATGATGATTggaggctatgtatggggggcTCTCGCTGATGTACAGGGCAGGAGAAAAGTGCTGATGCTGTCCCTCCTTGTGAATGGACTGTTTGGGCTGGCCTCCAGCATGGCCAACTCCTTCCTACTGTTCCTCTTCTTCAGATTCCTCAGTGGGGTTGG CGTTGGCGGCTCCATCCCTGTGGTGTTTGCGTACTACTGTGAGTTCCAGCCCAAGTCCAAGCGCGGCACCATGCTCAGCGTCCTCGCCGCCTCCTGGATGTTCGGCAACATCATCGCTGCCGGGCTGGCCTGGTTGGTCATTCCCAG GACATATCTGCAGTTCAGCATGGGGGCCATGACGTACGACAGTTGGCGCGTGTTCGTGGCGCTGTGCACCATCCCCAGCCTCACCGCCGCGCTCCTGCTCACCTGCATGCCCGAGAGCCCCAAGTTCCTCATGgag ATGGGGAGAGAGAAAGAAGCCTTGCGAGTGTTGTCACATGTTCACAAGATGAACACTGCCAATGGGAAAACTCCTAGGCAATACTCG ATAAGGCAACTGGAAGTGACCACGAAAAAAGATGACGACAAGGCCCGTCACCCTCGTGGAAAAAATGCCTGGCGAGTGAGATGTGCAGAGATCGGGACCACGTTCCGAGTAATTGGGAGCCAGACCGTGGAACTGATGAAACCTCCGCTGACGTCGCGGACCGTAGTGATGCTGGTCATCTTTTTCAGCGTCTGTTTTGG GTACTACGGCTTGTGGTTGTGGCTGCCAGAACTGTTCAAGCGAATAGACCTGTACGGGGGGTCGCCCTGTCTGAAGTCGCCTGCGGGCATAAACGGCTCCATTCCAGTAACTCCTGCCAACGAGTCCTGCATACCATCGGAAGACGTGTATTTCGAGGGATTTCTTACCGCTATATCAAATCTACCGGGAAACATCTTTGCAACAGTTCTCATGCACAAACTTGGAGCAAAGATCCTACTCA gtgGAAGTTTAGTCTTCTCAGGTGTCAGTGTGTTTTTCTTCTGGTTTGTGAGTAGCAAGACTCAGAGTCTCATCGCCTCCTGTGCCTTCGGCGGCATTTCTGTCATCGCCTTTAACAGCTTGGACGTTCTGGGCGCCGAGCTGTACCCTACACATCTCAG GTCCACTGCTATGGGTATCCAGACTGGTATGGGGAGGATAGCGGCCATTCTGGGGAACGTGGTGTTCGGTTTACTCGTGGACACGCACTGCGCCATCCCGCTGCTAATGGTAGCCGGGCTTCTCGTCATCGGAGGGCTCGCAGCGATCAAACTCCCCAACACCAAGGGCATGGAGCTGCACTGA
- the LOC136425294 gene encoding peroxisomal membrane protein 11C-like isoform X2 → MNTAVQLLETYRGRDKVIRTCGYTIQLIAGLLPKEHQAFSDVLVSTASTLSGSRVVLRLCDDIPMLAYNLGYGLGAHESDEYLRWLGVANNVLDQLYYPVEHVAWAADRQILPPSLRGLSLWCLKIWACSLTLNIIRSLRALIILRLKKQRLAREQQTEKDDITDVKESMKALRLQEFNVVLTLVGSASDLVNAINWMPPGFLWAGKNSLAFTGVMGMISSSIGLYRVYAAKIKQA, encoded by the exons ATGAACACCGCTGTGCAACTACTGGAGACGTACAGGGGGCGAGACAAAGTGATCAGGACTTGCGGCTACACTATTCAACTGATCGCGGGCCTCCTGCCCAAGGAGCACCAAGCTTTTTCCGACGTCTTAGTCAGCACCGCCTCGACACTTAGCGGCTCTAGAGTCGTCTTGAGACTTTGCGATGACATCCCAATGCTTGCGTACAACTTGGGATACGGCCTGGGTGCACAT GAAAGTGACGAGTACCTCCGTTGGCTAGGCGTGGCTAACAACGTCCTAGACCAACTGTACTATCCGGTAGAGCACGTAGCATGGGCTGCAGACCGCCAAATCCTTCCCCCTTCTTTACGGGGCCTCTCGCTGTGGTGCCTCAAAATCTGGGCATGCTCCCTCACCCTCAACATCATTAG GTCTCTCCGAGCTTTGATTATACTCAGACTGAAGAAACAGAGGCTGGCAAGGGAGCAACAAACAGAAAAAGA TGACATAACTGATGTGAAAGAGTCCATGAAGGCCCTGAGGTTGCAGGAGTTTAACGTCGTGCTGACGCTAGTCGGGAGCGCGTCGGACCTGGTCAACGCGATCAACTGGATGCCGCCTGGATTTCTGTGGGCGGGAAAAAACTCGCTGGCGTTTACTGGAGTCATGGGCATGATCTCTTCTTCCATTGGTTTATACCGTGTTTATGCGGCGAAAATCAAGCAAGCGTAA